AAGTAACAGAATTAGATATAGCAAGATGGGCTAAATTTATTATGTTGTCTGAATGGTATGATTACTGTGAAGAAAGCTATGAGACAATTGCAAGTGTAGTAGCTAATTTAGAAGCCCCTTTATTGTGGGGTAATTATGCTGATGGAGATTGTGGAGAACTTAATGAGTTCATGGGAAAGTTATCTCCTGAGAAGGCAGACAGTTACATAAACGCTCTCAAGAACAATACTGAAATCTGAAAATTGAAGCTTAGGAAGGATATAGTATATGTTAGTGAGTTTTTTGATATTTTGTAGCTTAATGGTGATTCAATGTTTGAAGACATAGAGTTCAAATCAAAAAGTCCTATCTATAATCCAGAAAAATATATTCTTGGTAGAAACCTTGATGAACAAGATTTAGACGAAGATTTGTTCCAAGTGAATTATGATATTGAAGATATTCGCTATACAATTGATGTAGGGTGGTATCCTGCCTTTTCACTTGATGGCTCCTTCAGGATTGTGGTTGTCAAGAATTGTAATTGGGAAGACTTTCTTTATGATAAAAGAACTAGAGACTATGAACAATTACACAGATACATGGAAGAATGTGTTGATATTGTCATAGATTTAATTGATAAGTATGAAGAAACTGTTAATGTAATAAACCAGCTAAAAGAAATTTGTTTCTTGCTTCACTTTGGAGAAATTCCAGATGGTGATATTGAAAGTGATTTGTATGGAGAATTAGTTTTAGCATTCGATGAAATTTGTGGTACACTTAGCTACAGTAAGCTAGATTCTCTAAATGAAGATTTTGTTAATTTTTTAGTCTCAACTCGATTAAAAAATCTCACTCAATTAAGTGAGCAAATTAATATTCAAGACTATCCTCAAATGCATCTGAATTATCTAATGGCAACATACACGATTAAGCTGCTAGAAAAATACTATTATTTAAGGAAATAAAAATTTCTTTTTTTAGTATCCAACATTAGTAAATTTTTAATATGTATTGAAATTTGAAATGTATCATTAATTTTAAAGCGTTGCGTTTTTTGGTTATTACTATTACCCCTCAAGTCCTTCCTCTTTTACGATCAAGAGAGCTTTTTTTATTTCCTCATTTGTAAGATGTCTGTTGATCTCAGGATATCTGCAGGCTATATACTCCGGCCTGTACTGGAACATCAGATTTAGTCTTGCTTGTGGAGTATTTTCCGCTATCCACTTCATGACCGGTCGTGTGCAGCAATCCAGATGTCCCGGCATGACGAGGTGTCGTACAAGCACCTCTGCCTGACGGGCTGCAGCTTTAAAATTCTGCCCCACCGTATCCATGTAGTTTCTGACCTTTGAATACCTGAATGCACACCTGTCATTACCGTACTTGAAGTCACCAAGGTAGAGATCCACTACCCCTTCAAGCAATTTCGCAGATTCAGGAGAATGATACATGTTCGAATTCCATATCACCGGTATGTTGACTTCTATATTTCTGACGATTTTCAGTACATTCATCAGGTGAGGTGTGGGTGTAACGAAGTTGACATTTTCAGAACCCTTTGCACGCATGTTGTCTATAATATGTGCGAGCTCTTCCGGTATGACCTGCCTGCCGTTTTCAGGGTGTGTGGAAATATCCCAGTTCTGGCAGAATACGCAGGAAAAGACACATCCTGTGAAAAAGATCGTATGGGAGGGCACAAGCTGTGGCTCTTCTCCCATATGCATGAATTCCGCAGCATATCGTGATACGTCCGTAAGTCTGCAGAACCCTTTCTCACCTGCAGGGCGATCAACCATGCAACGGTGCTGACAAAGGTGGCAGTAGCTTATGATTCTTTCCGATAGTTCGATCTTCAGATCAAGCAAGTTCTTTTCAGCTTCAGGAAGATTTACAGCTTTACCCGTCTGGAATATCTTTCTCTCAAGATTTCTGTATCTCTTCATTCCTCTGTCATGTATATTCCAGAGTTCCTCTTCCCTAAGACCCGTTTCGAACGAAACATCTAAGTGTCTCAGGATAATATTTCTTGCAGGAAGTGTGTTGGCCTTTATTCCTGAGTATCTGTCCATAAAGAGTTCAGGCATAAACATTATTTATTAATTATACTAATTTATAGTAACTCTGGTTAAAAAATTTAGGCGAAATGATAAAATGACAGCTATTGCCCTGATGACAGTAATGGTCCCGGTTGTAATAATGCTTAACCTTTTAGCATATTATTTTCTTGTTCCAAAGAAATACAGAAACCTGTATGA
The window above is part of the Methanolobus zinderi genome. Proteins encoded here:
- a CDS encoding radical SAM protein — its product is MPELFMDRYSGIKANTLPARNIILRHLDVSFETGLREEELWNIHDRGMKRYRNLERKIFQTGKAVNLPEAEKNLLDLKIELSERIISYCHLCQHRCMVDRPAGEKGFCRLTDVSRYAAEFMHMGEEPQLVPSHTIFFTGCVFSCVFCQNWDISTHPENGRQVIPEELAHIIDNMRAKGSENVNFVTPTPHLMNVLKIVRNIEVNIPVIWNSNMYHSPESAKLLEGVVDLYLGDFKYGNDRCAFRYSKVRNYMDTVGQNFKAAARQAEVLVRHLVMPGHLDCCTRPVMKWIAENTPQARLNLMFQYRPEYIACRYPEINRHLTNEEIKKALLIVKEEGLEG